In Rhineura floridana isolate rRhiFlo1 chromosome 1, rRhiFlo1.hap2, whole genome shotgun sequence, the following proteins share a genomic window:
- the MYC gene encoding myc proto-oncogene protein isoform X1 — protein MRARWLCPASCKSLGMTRINFLRHCHPDLSRFSSSLALCAAAMPLTVPSFPSRTYDYDYDSVQPYFYYEDEEENFYMTGHHRGCELQPPAPSEDIWKKFELLPTPPLSPSRRSSYFPSSADQLEMVTELLGSDVVNQSFICDPGDDAFVKSIIIQDCMWSGGSTAAKLQKVVSEKLASYQAARRDSAGAAGSTRSSSCSSSGSNSSLQQPSPQTPAAASSSPSSTYLQDLGASAAECIDPSVVFPYPLGEKSPKSMEVASPEASPVSLLDTPPTTSSDSEEEEEQEEEEEEIDVVTVEKRQPASRKGESNARSSGGHSKPPHSPLVLKRCHVPIHQHNYAAPPSTRVEYPSSKRLKLDSGRVLKQISNNRKCSSPRTSDSEENDKRRTHNVLERQRRNELKLSFFALRDQIPEVANNEKAPKVVILKKATEYVLSIQSDEHRLLAEKEQLRRRQEQLKSKLQQLRNSCV, from the exons ATGCGCGCTCGCTGGCTCTGCCCAGCCTCTTGCAAGTCGCTGGGGATGACCCGCATTAACTTTCTGAGGCACTGTCATCCTGACTTATCACGCTTTTCGTCAAGTTTG gcACTTTGCGCCGCCGCCATGCCTCTCACAGTCCCGAGCTTCCCCAGCCGGACTTACGATTACGACTATGACTCGGTCCAGCCCTATTTCTACTACGAAGACGAGGAGGAGAACTTCTACATGACGGGGCACCACCGCGGCTGCGAGCTCCAGCCGCCCGCCCCGTCTGAAGACATCTGGAAGAAGTTCGAGCTGCTCCCAACGCCGCCCCTCTCGCCTAGCCGTCGCTCCAGCTACTTCCCATCCAGCGCTGACCAGCTGGAGATGGTGACAGAGCTGCTGGGCAGTGACgtggtcaaccagagcttcatcTGCGATCCGGGCGATGACGCCTTCGTCAAGTCCATCATCATCCAGGACTGCATGTGGAGCGGGGGCTCCACCGCCGCCAAGCTCCAGAAGGTGGTCTCGGAGAAGCTCGCCTCCTACCAGGCGGCCCGTCGGGACAGCGCGGGCGCGGCAGGCTCCACCCGCAGCAGCAGTtgtagcagcagcggcagcaacagcagcctccAGCAGCCCTCTCCACAGAcgcctgctgctgcctcttcctcTCCCAGCAGCACTTACCTGCAAGACCTAGGGGCTTCCGCAGCCGAATGCATTGACCCTTCTGTTGTCTTTCCTTACCCACTGGGCGAGAAGTCACCAAAATCCATGGAAGTTGCCTCTCCCGAGGCCAGCCCTGTTTCCTTGCTGGACACACCACCCACCACCAGCAGCGACTCCG aagaggaggaggagcaggaagaggaggaggaagaaattgATGTTGTTACGGTAGAGAAAAGGCAACCTGCATCAAGGAAAGGGGAATCTAATGCACGCTCATCAGGAGGGCACAGTaagcccccccacagccccctggTTCTGAAGCGGTGTCATGTCCCCATCCACCAGCACAACTACGCTGCCCCTCCCTCAACCAGAGTTGAGTACCCCTCATCCAAAAGGCTAAAGTTGGACAGTGGCAGAGTCCTTAAACAGATCAGTAACAACCGCAAATGTTCAAGCCCCCGCACCTCAGACTCTGAAGAAAACGACAAGAGGCGAACACACAATGTTTTGGAGCGCCAGAGGCGAAACGAGCTCAAGTTGAGCTTCTTTGCGCTGCGTGACCAAATTCCAGAAGTGGCCAACAATGAAAAAGCCCCCAAAGTAGTCATCCTCAAAAAGGCCACAGAATACGTCCTCTCCATCCAGTCAGATGAACACAGACTGTTAGCAGAGAAAGAGCAGTTGAGGAGGCGACAGGAACAGCTGAAAAGCAAACTTCAGCAGCTAAGGAACTcttgtgtttaa
- the MYC gene encoding myc proto-oncogene protein isoform X2, translating to MRALCAAAMPLTVPSFPSRTYDYDYDSVQPYFYYEDEEENFYMTGHHRGCELQPPAPSEDIWKKFELLPTPPLSPSRRSSYFPSSADQLEMVTELLGSDVVNQSFICDPGDDAFVKSIIIQDCMWSGGSTAAKLQKVVSEKLASYQAARRDSAGAAGSTRSSSCSSSGSNSSLQQPSPQTPAAASSSPSSTYLQDLGASAAECIDPSVVFPYPLGEKSPKSMEVASPEASPVSLLDTPPTTSSDSEEEEEQEEEEEEIDVVTVEKRQPASRKGESNARSSGGHSKPPHSPLVLKRCHVPIHQHNYAAPPSTRVEYPSSKRLKLDSGRVLKQISNNRKCSSPRTSDSEENDKRRTHNVLERQRRNELKLSFFALRDQIPEVANNEKAPKVVILKKATEYVLSIQSDEHRLLAEKEQLRRRQEQLKSKLQQLRNSCV from the exons ATGCGG gcACTTTGCGCCGCCGCCATGCCTCTCACAGTCCCGAGCTTCCCCAGCCGGACTTACGATTACGACTATGACTCGGTCCAGCCCTATTTCTACTACGAAGACGAGGAGGAGAACTTCTACATGACGGGGCACCACCGCGGCTGCGAGCTCCAGCCGCCCGCCCCGTCTGAAGACATCTGGAAGAAGTTCGAGCTGCTCCCAACGCCGCCCCTCTCGCCTAGCCGTCGCTCCAGCTACTTCCCATCCAGCGCTGACCAGCTGGAGATGGTGACAGAGCTGCTGGGCAGTGACgtggtcaaccagagcttcatcTGCGATCCGGGCGATGACGCCTTCGTCAAGTCCATCATCATCCAGGACTGCATGTGGAGCGGGGGCTCCACCGCCGCCAAGCTCCAGAAGGTGGTCTCGGAGAAGCTCGCCTCCTACCAGGCGGCCCGTCGGGACAGCGCGGGCGCGGCAGGCTCCACCCGCAGCAGCAGTtgtagcagcagcggcagcaacagcagcctccAGCAGCCCTCTCCACAGAcgcctgctgctgcctcttcctcTCCCAGCAGCACTTACCTGCAAGACCTAGGGGCTTCCGCAGCCGAATGCATTGACCCTTCTGTTGTCTTTCCTTACCCACTGGGCGAGAAGTCACCAAAATCCATGGAAGTTGCCTCTCCCGAGGCCAGCCCTGTTTCCTTGCTGGACACACCACCCACCACCAGCAGCGACTCCG aagaggaggaggagcaggaagaggaggaggaagaaattgATGTTGTTACGGTAGAGAAAAGGCAACCTGCATCAAGGAAAGGGGAATCTAATGCACGCTCATCAGGAGGGCACAGTaagcccccccacagccccctggTTCTGAAGCGGTGTCATGTCCCCATCCACCAGCACAACTACGCTGCCCCTCCCTCAACCAGAGTTGAGTACCCCTCATCCAAAAGGCTAAAGTTGGACAGTGGCAGAGTCCTTAAACAGATCAGTAACAACCGCAAATGTTCAAGCCCCCGCACCTCAGACTCTGAAGAAAACGACAAGAGGCGAACACACAATGTTTTGGAGCGCCAGAGGCGAAACGAGCTCAAGTTGAGCTTCTTTGCGCTGCGTGACCAAATTCCAGAAGTGGCCAACAATGAAAAAGCCCCCAAAGTAGTCATCCTCAAAAAGGCCACAGAATACGTCCTCTCCATCCAGTCAGATGAACACAGACTGTTAGCAGAGAAAGAGCAGTTGAGGAGGCGACAGGAACAGCTGAAAAGCAAACTTCAGCAGCTAAGGAACTcttgtgtttaa
- the MYC gene encoding myc proto-oncogene protein isoform X3, producing the protein MPLTVPSFPSRTYDYDYDSVQPYFYYEDEEENFYMTGHHRGCELQPPAPSEDIWKKFELLPTPPLSPSRRSSYFPSSADQLEMVTELLGSDVVNQSFICDPGDDAFVKSIIIQDCMWSGGSTAAKLQKVVSEKLASYQAARRDSAGAAGSTRSSSCSSSGSNSSLQQPSPQTPAAASSSPSSTYLQDLGASAAECIDPSVVFPYPLGEKSPKSMEVASPEASPVSLLDTPPTTSSDSEEEEEQEEEEEEIDVVTVEKRQPASRKGESNARSSGGHSKPPHSPLVLKRCHVPIHQHNYAAPPSTRVEYPSSKRLKLDSGRVLKQISNNRKCSSPRTSDSEENDKRRTHNVLERQRRNELKLSFFALRDQIPEVANNEKAPKVVILKKATEYVLSIQSDEHRLLAEKEQLRRRQEQLKSKLQQLRNSCV; encoded by the exons ATGCCTCTCACAGTCCCGAGCTTCCCCAGCCGGACTTACGATTACGACTATGACTCGGTCCAGCCCTATTTCTACTACGAAGACGAGGAGGAGAACTTCTACATGACGGGGCACCACCGCGGCTGCGAGCTCCAGCCGCCCGCCCCGTCTGAAGACATCTGGAAGAAGTTCGAGCTGCTCCCAACGCCGCCCCTCTCGCCTAGCCGTCGCTCCAGCTACTTCCCATCCAGCGCTGACCAGCTGGAGATGGTGACAGAGCTGCTGGGCAGTGACgtggtcaaccagagcttcatcTGCGATCCGGGCGATGACGCCTTCGTCAAGTCCATCATCATCCAGGACTGCATGTGGAGCGGGGGCTCCACCGCCGCCAAGCTCCAGAAGGTGGTCTCGGAGAAGCTCGCCTCCTACCAGGCGGCCCGTCGGGACAGCGCGGGCGCGGCAGGCTCCACCCGCAGCAGCAGTtgtagcagcagcggcagcaacagcagcctccAGCAGCCCTCTCCACAGAcgcctgctgctgcctcttcctcTCCCAGCAGCACTTACCTGCAAGACCTAGGGGCTTCCGCAGCCGAATGCATTGACCCTTCTGTTGTCTTTCCTTACCCACTGGGCGAGAAGTCACCAAAATCCATGGAAGTTGCCTCTCCCGAGGCCAGCCCTGTTTCCTTGCTGGACACACCACCCACCACCAGCAGCGACTCCG aagaggaggaggagcaggaagaggaggaggaagaaattgATGTTGTTACGGTAGAGAAAAGGCAACCTGCATCAAGGAAAGGGGAATCTAATGCACGCTCATCAGGAGGGCACAGTaagcccccccacagccccctggTTCTGAAGCGGTGTCATGTCCCCATCCACCAGCACAACTACGCTGCCCCTCCCTCAACCAGAGTTGAGTACCCCTCATCCAAAAGGCTAAAGTTGGACAGTGGCAGAGTCCTTAAACAGATCAGTAACAACCGCAAATGTTCAAGCCCCCGCACCTCAGACTCTGAAGAAAACGACAAGAGGCGAACACACAATGTTTTGGAGCGCCAGAGGCGAAACGAGCTCAAGTTGAGCTTCTTTGCGCTGCGTGACCAAATTCCAGAAGTGGCCAACAATGAAAAAGCCCCCAAAGTAGTCATCCTCAAAAAGGCCACAGAATACGTCCTCTCCATCCAGTCAGATGAACACAGACTGTTAGCAGAGAAAGAGCAGTTGAGGAGGCGACAGGAACAGCTGAAAAGCAAACTTCAGCAGCTAAGGAACTcttgtgtttaa